The sequence CGAAAGGGTATACCAGCTATTTTACACGATATAGCACAAAATTCAAGCGTGGTAGCACCGGTAAAAATGTATTCGCAAATTGTGCAAAGCGCAATAACTGTAGGGTTAGGTGGCTCGGCCGGATTGGAAAGCCCCATAGCCGTAACAGGGTCGGCCATTGGATCTACCTTTGCCAAAACTTATAATTTAGATTATAAAGACCGTACACTTTTGCTTGCCGCCGGGGCCACAGCGGGCATAGCATCGGCATTTAACGCGCCGATAGCCGGTATGATGTTTGCCTTTGAGATACTGCTGACCGGTGTTGTGTTTACCGATTTTATTCCCCTGGTAGTAGCGGCAGTTTGCGGTAGTTTAGTATCGCGCATGATATTGAACGAGGAAATATTATTCCAGTTCCGGTCTCGCCATGCCTTTGATTATAAAAACATCCCGTATTACCTGTTATTAGGCTTTTTAGCGGGTTTATATGCCCGTTATTTTGTATTGATATCGCACTGGGTTGAACATAAATTTAAATCATTAAAAATTGGCGCACTGCAAAAAGCAATAATTGGTGGTTTAATGCTTTCCTTACTTTGTGTACTCTTCCCGCCACTTTTTGGCGAGGGCTATCAAACGGTGAAAGATTTGGCCAACGGACGCATTCAAAATATCATAGCACTAAGTTTCTTGAAGTATTTTGATTACCACACCTGGTTTGTATTGATTTTTTTAGGGTTTATTTGCCTGTTAAAGGCTTTTGCTACCTCCATTACGCTAAATAGCGGCGGTACCGGCGGTAACTTTGCCCCTTCGCTATTTGCGGGTGGCGCCCTTGGTTACTTCCTGGCTTTTGTTTGTACACAATTGGGTTTTGGTAATGTACCTGTCACCAATATGGTTTTGGTGGGTATGGCCGGGGTAATGAGCGGCGTGATGTATTCACCACTGACCGCTATCTTCCTGATAGCAGAATCAAGTTCCGGGTACGATTTATTTATCCCGTTGATGATCGTTTCGGTAATGTCCTACCTGCTCGGCAAGCGCTTCTCTCCCATCTCTTTAGACCTTAAAGCACTGGCCGAGGATGGCGAGATCTTTACCCGCGAACATGACCGCAACCTGCTATCGCTTTTGCAAACAAACGATTTGATAGACAGGGATGTACAACAGATAAACCAATCGGCATCTTTTACGCAATTAATTGAACTGGTGCGTGTTGGTAAGCGTAATTTTATAGCAGTAG comes from Mucilaginibacter mali and encodes:
- a CDS encoding chloride channel protein, which codes for MNDYRKLKRFHSFYKFQKDFKAKSLRKVRGYEIALLWLSKYLNRTQFLILSGILVGVTAGLAGVILKMLVHYIHYLITNKFRFEQQIVFYIVFPLLGITLSTVIGIVFFKNKAGDRKGIPAILHDIAQNSSVVAPVKMYSQIVQSAITVGLGGSAGLESPIAVTGSAIGSTFAKTYNLDYKDRTLLLAAGATAGIASAFNAPIAGMMFAFEILLTGVVFTDFIPLVVAAVCGSLVSRMILNEEILFQFRSRHAFDYKNIPYYLLLGFLAGLYARYFVLISHWVEHKFKSLKIGALQKAIIGGLMLSLLCVLFPPLFGEGYQTVKDLANGRIQNIIALSFLKYFDYHTWFVLIFLGFICLLKAFATSITLNSGGTGGNFAPSLFAGGALGYFLAFVCTQLGFGNVPVTNMVLVGMAGVMSGVMYSPLTAIFLIAESSSGYDLFIPLMIVSVMSYLLGKRFSPISLDLKALAEDGEIFTREHDRNLLSLLQTNDLIDRDVQQINQSASFTQLIELVRVGKRNFIAVVDADQHLTGIVMLEDIRPVMFNKEQYQHLNVSTVMTTPQALVDIADDMPDIIKKFDETATWNLPVVDDDKFVGFISKSAILNRYREILREHSA